A DNA window from Rhodococcus sp. Z13 contains the following coding sequences:
- a CDS encoding energy-coupling factor transporter transmembrane component T family protein yields the protein MSRQAANKQRTNKQRTNKQRTNKQRTNKQAANKQRRPVVLLRPVPRETPLHRVWAGTKVVSAAVLSVAVSFAPSWTGLGALLAVLVVGVLVARIPRGVVPTIPWWVFAFLAFGAVLNVVGGGLDAYVRSLLLGAGLLVLASLVGWTTRLSDLVDALPVLFAPLRLLRLPVDEWVAACALALRMLPTIRAELRVLFAARTVRGKPGIRNPAGWWHEVADSVGAVVSVSMRQIRDLGDALSVRGLRPATRPPLRLGPGDLVTVLVVAAACTVMFVWG from the coding sequence ATGAGCCGGCAGGCCGCGAACAAGCAGCGCACGAACAAGCAGCGCACGAACAAGCAGCGCACGAACAAGCAGCGCACGAACAAGCAGGCCGCGAACAAGCAGCGCCGTCCCGTCGTGCTGTTGCGGCCCGTACCGCGGGAGACCCCGCTGCACCGCGTGTGGGCCGGCACCAAGGTCGTCTCCGCCGCGGTCCTGTCCGTCGCGGTGAGCTTCGCCCCGAGCTGGACCGGCCTGGGCGCCCTGCTCGCCGTGCTGGTCGTGGGGGTGCTGGTCGCGCGGATTCCGCGCGGGGTGGTGCCCACCATCCCGTGGTGGGTGTTCGCGTTCCTGGCCTTCGGAGCGGTGCTCAACGTCGTGGGCGGTGGACTCGACGCCTACGTCCGGTCTCTGCTGCTCGGGGCCGGGCTGCTGGTCCTCGCGTCCCTGGTGGGGTGGACGACCCGGTTGTCCGACCTCGTCGACGCTCTGCCGGTGCTGTTCGCGCCGCTGCGGCTGCTGCGCCTGCCCGTCGACGAATGGGTGGCCGCGTGCGCGCTGGCCCTGCGGATGCTCCCGACCATCCGCGCCGAACTGCGGGTGCTGTTCGCCGCGCGCACGGTCCGCGGCAAGCCCGGCATCCGGAACCCGGCGGGCTGGTGGCACGAGGTCGCCGACTCCGTGGGGGCGGTGGTGTCGGTGTCGATGCGGCAGATCCGCGATCTCGGCGACGCGCTGTCGGTGCGGGGACTGCGCCCCGCGACCCGTCCGCCGCTGAGGCTCGGTCCCGGGGACCTGGTGACCGTGCTGGTCGTGGCCGCCGCGTGCACGGTGATGTTCGTGTGGGGCTGA
- a CDS encoding DedA family protein: MSVADSRSAPTDGLAGWALDLMDRLGGVGAGLAIALENFFPPLPSEVILPLAGFAAGLGSFSLVGALFWTTLGSVVGALGLYALGRWVGEQRIRAAVEKLPLVDVEDLDRTTAWFQRHGRKAVFFGRMVPIFRSLISIPAGITAMPIWQFLAFTATGSLIWNSIFVLAGYKLGENWSAVEPYAQVLQYVVIAVVVAVVGYGLAKRIRARRRAAEPEAG; encoded by the coding sequence ATGAGTGTCGCGGATTCCCGATCAGCGCCTACCGACGGTCTCGCCGGATGGGCGCTCGACCTGATGGACCGCCTCGGCGGTGTCGGAGCCGGCCTCGCCATCGCACTCGAGAACTTCTTCCCGCCGCTGCCCAGCGAGGTGATCCTGCCGCTGGCCGGTTTCGCGGCGGGGCTGGGGAGCTTCTCCCTCGTCGGCGCCCTGTTCTGGACCACCCTCGGGTCCGTCGTCGGGGCGCTGGGCCTGTACGCGCTGGGCCGCTGGGTGGGTGAGCAGCGGATACGTGCGGCGGTGGAGAAACTGCCGCTCGTCGACGTGGAGGACCTGGACCGGACCACCGCGTGGTTCCAGCGGCACGGCCGCAAGGCGGTGTTCTTCGGGAGGATGGTGCCGATCTTCCGCAGCCTCATCTCGATCCCCGCGGGCATCACCGCCATGCCGATCTGGCAGTTCCTCGCCTTCACCGCGACCGGCAGCCTGATCTGGAACTCGATCTTCGTGCTGGCCGGCTACAAGCTGGGCGAGAACTGGAGCGCCGTGGAGCCCTACGCTCAGGTGCTGCAGTACGTGGTGATCGCGGTCGTTGTGGCGGTCGTGGGGTACGGGCTGGCCAAACGCATCCGGGCCCGCCGGCGGGCGGCCGAACCCGAGGCGGGCTGA
- a CDS encoding NADPH-dependent FMN reductase, whose translation MTIVVVAGNPKPASRTLDAGTLLATALTGREPDHVVDVITLGAGLLGWGDETVAAAVETVAAAELVVFASPTFKATYTGVLKLFLDQFATGDGLRGVVAVPLMLGAGPAHALAPDLLLKPVLVELGATTPAPGLYLHDSTYTTDSRIADYSERWSPVLSAAIRSEAS comes from the coding sequence GTGACGATCGTCGTCGTCGCGGGCAACCCGAAGCCCGCGTCCCGCACCCTCGACGCCGGGACCCTCCTGGCCACGGCGCTGACCGGACGAGAGCCCGATCACGTCGTGGACGTGATCACCCTCGGCGCCGGACTGCTCGGCTGGGGCGACGAGACGGTCGCCGCCGCCGTCGAGACCGTCGCCGCGGCCGAGCTGGTGGTGTTCGCCAGCCCGACCTTCAAGGCGACCTACACCGGCGTGCTCAAGCTGTTCCTGGACCAGTTCGCCACCGGCGACGGCCTGCGCGGCGTCGTCGCGGTGCCGCTCATGCTCGGCGCCGGACCGGCCCACGCCCTGGCCCCGGACCTGCTGCTCAAGCCGGTTCTGGTGGAACTGGGCGCCACCACCCCCGCGCCGGGGCTGTATCTTCACGATTCGACGTATACAACCGATTCCCGTATCGCGGACTACTCCGAACGCTGGTCGCCGGTGTTGTCCGCCGCTATCCGAAGCGAGGCCTCATGA
- a CDS encoding flavin reductase family protein, producing MTTLDGASLRQAFAHVPSGVVAICAEVDGERIGMAASTFVPVSLEPPLVAFCVQNTSTTWPRLSALPNLGISVLSEEHDGAARVLAAKNGDRFAGIETETRETGALFVSGTSVRMDVSVEQQVPAGDHAIVVLRINELLTDADVEPIVFHRSSFRRLLVS from the coding sequence ATGACCACACTCGACGGTGCTTCCCTGCGTCAGGCGTTCGCGCACGTGCCCTCCGGCGTCGTCGCGATCTGCGCGGAAGTGGACGGCGAGCGGATCGGCATGGCGGCGAGCACGTTCGTTCCGGTGTCGCTCGAACCGCCGCTGGTGGCGTTCTGCGTGCAGAACACCTCGACGACCTGGCCGCGCCTGTCGGCGCTGCCGAACCTGGGGATCAGCGTGCTCAGCGAGGAGCACGACGGCGCGGCGCGGGTGCTCGCGGCGAAGAACGGCGACCGCTTCGCCGGCATCGAGACCGAGACCCGCGAGACCGGCGCGCTGTTCGTCTCCGGCACGAGCGTGCGGATGGACGTGTCGGTCGAGCAGCAGGTCCCCGCCGGTGACCACGCGATCGTCGTGCTGCGCATCAACGAGCTGCTCACCGACGCGGACGTCGAGCCGATCGTCTTCCACCGGAGCTCGTTCCGGCGTCTGCTCGTCTCCTGA
- a CDS encoding maleylpyruvate isomerase family mycothiol-dependent enzyme has product MGRRTVLDYDRYRGAIVEQTDAFADLLAGRDTTTPVPSCPGWTVGQLARHVGYGHRWATEAVRGRGKPRTDRAMRELSQYVDEDPGELAHWLREGARELDAALGEAGPNVQVWTPVPGGRRTPEFFARRFAHETLVHRVDAVLALGERIVLAPDLAADAADEWFALVESTWPRYLAEEHRALHGPDRTLHFHATDEHAEWVVDLTGETFVWRHAHEKCAVAVRGPLQELLLLLYRRRPVEEAEVEVLGDAGLLVAWLEVSAFG; this is encoded by the coding sequence ATGGGGAGGCGAACCGTGCTGGACTACGACCGGTACCGCGGGGCGATCGTCGAACAGACAGATGCGTTCGCCGACCTGCTGGCGGGCCGCGACACGACGACCCCGGTGCCGTCGTGCCCGGGATGGACGGTCGGGCAGCTCGCGCGGCACGTCGGCTACGGGCACCGCTGGGCGACCGAGGCGGTCCGTGGGCGCGGCAAGCCACGTACCGACCGGGCGATGCGGGAGCTGTCCCAGTACGTCGACGAAGATCCCGGTGAACTCGCGCACTGGCTGCGTGAGGGCGCGCGCGAACTCGACGCCGCGCTCGGGGAGGCCGGCCCGAATGTGCAGGTGTGGACGCCCGTTCCCGGAGGGAGGAGGACACCGGAGTTCTTCGCGCGGCGCTTCGCCCACGAGACGCTGGTCCACCGGGTCGACGCGGTGCTCGCGCTGGGGGAGCGGATCGTCCTCGCCCCGGACCTGGCCGCGGACGCCGCGGACGAATGGTTCGCCCTGGTGGAGTCGACATGGCCACGGTATCTCGCCGAGGAGCATCGTGCACTGCACGGCCCGGACAGAACCCTGCACTTCCACGCGACCGACGAGCACGCGGAGTGGGTCGTGGACCTCACCGGCGAGACGTTCGTGTGGCGGCACGCGCACGAGAAGTGTGCGGTCGCGGTGCGCGGTCCGCTGCAGGAACTCCTCCTGCTGCTCTACCGGCGACGTCCGGTGGAGGAGGCCGAAGTGGAGGTCCTCGGCGACGCCGGGCTGCTCGTGGCGTGGCTCGAGGTGAGTGCTTTCGGGTAG